ACCGGCCGCTCTCGTCCGCCACGAAGAGCCCCGCCAGGCGCAGCCGCGCCCCCGAAAGCAGCCGTTCCGTGCGCTCCTTCAGGTCCGGGTCCTCCAGGGGACGCATCCGGTACAGCAGGGGCAGCACCACCAGGGGCATCAGGGCCGCCGCGGCCACGGAGACCCCGAAGAGCCCCCCGAAGGCCCAGAGGGGCCACAGGGGCAGGGGCAGCAGCGCCGCGGGAACCCCCAGCAGGACGGCCCCCAGCAGGCCGGACAGCCCCACCCCCAAGGTCTGCTCCCACAGGAAACGCCCCGGGGAGATGCGGGAGAAGCCGAAGCGCCGCTCCACCCGGAAGACCCGCAGCACCGTCCAGGGCAGGGCGAAGAGGGCCAGGACGATCCCCAGGGCCGCGCCCAGGGCGGCGGCCCCTGCGGGCCCCTCCCCGAACCGGGCCGCCGCGGTCTCCACCATCCGCCGGAAGAGCCCCCCCCGGAAGAGGGCCCACAGGGCGGCGGTCTCCGTGAGGGTCGCGAAGATCTGGTGCCACGCCGAGAGGGTTCGGTACAGGTACTCCCGGGTGCCGTCGTAGCCCTCCGGGGCGCCCGGAAGGTCCTTGAGGCGCCGGTCCAGGGCCAGTCGCTTCCAGCCCCGGAGGTTCCGGGTCAGGAGGATGACATCGAAGAAGCCCGAGAGGAGAATGAACCCCAGAAAGACGCTCTCGAAGGCCGAAGGGGACAGGGCTCTCACCGCCTTGGGTGGAAGGATGGGCCCGGGGGCCGGGTACGAGGATACCCCCGCCCCGGGCCTTCGTCCAAGCCCGGGCTTGGGGGTTTGCGAAAGGGTCGGCCTTTCGGAGCGAGGGGCTTCTGGCAGATCTGGCCGAACCGGTGAGGGGGGATGTCCATGTCCGGGAACGGGAACCGCCGAAGAGCCGTGGGGTTGTGGACGATCGTTCTGGTCCTGGGTCTCCTGGCCCTGGGGGGGTGCGGGGGAGGCGGCGGGGGATCCCTGGCGGAGGAGGAGGGAACCCGCTACGCCCGGCAGATCCTCCAGGATCGCCGAGGGGGGTCCCTTTCCGTGGCCCTGGTGGAGGACGGCAGGATCCTCTGGGCCCGGGGGTTCGGGCTGCGGGACCGGAGCGCCGGGCTGGCGCCGTCCCCGGATACCCTGTACGGCATCGGATCCACCAGCAAGCTCCTGGCGGCGGTGGCGGTGATGCGCCTGGCGGACCAGGGCCTGGTGGAGCTGGACCGTCCCTTGGGGGACTACCTTCGGGACTTCCGCATGGAGTCCCCGGAGGCGTCGCAGGTGACGGTGCGCATGCTGCTGAACCATTCCTCCGGCTTCCCCGGGGGGGATTACCGAGGCTCGGGCACCACCGCCCGCAACGAGGGGTACCTGGAGGACATGTACGAGAACCTGAGGACGAGCCACCTGAAGCACCGCCCCGGGGCCCTGTGCATCTACTGCAACGACGGGTTCACCCTGGTGGAGAAGCTGGTGGTCGCGGTCTCCGGGCGTCCCTACGAGGCCTTCCTGCGGGAGGAGATCCTTCTCCCCCTGGGGATGACCCACACCCGGGCGCCCCTGGAGGCCTTCCCCTTGGGGTCTTTCGCCCCGGGCTATCCGGACAGCGGCGACCGTCCCCTTCCCCAGGAGTTCATCAACACCCTGGCGGGGGGAGGGATGTACTCCACCCCCACGGATCTCTGCCGCCTCCTGGCCCTTCTGGCGGGCGGGGGAACCCTGGAGGGGACCCGGATCCTTTCGGAAGCGTCCGTTCGGGCCATGGGGGAGGACCAGACCGGGGGGACCCTCCGGGTGGTGGACACCCGATCCTCCCGCTACGGCCTGGGATTGGACACGGTGCGCCAGCCCGGCCTGGAGCTGGCGGGCTTCCGGGCCTGGATGAAGGGGGGAGATTCGTCGGTCTACGGGTCCGCGGTGGTGGTGATCCCGGATCTGAAATTGGGGGCGGCGGTGACCGGGGCCACCCGCATCGGCTCGGAGCAGGCGGTGGCCCTAGCGGAACGGGTGCTCCTGGCGGCGCTGGTAGAACGGGGCCTCCTGGACCGGATGCCCCCGCTCCTCCCCGAGACCCCCCGTCCTCCCGCCCCGGCCCCGGACCTTTCCCCCTTCCTCCCGGGGATCTACGCCGCCTCGGGACAGCTGTTTCGCCTGGAGCAGGGCGCGGCGGGCCTGGCGATCTCCCGGTGTTCCGAGGGAGGCGGCTGGGAGCCCGCCTTCTCGGGGCTGGTCCATCGGGAGGACGGGCGCTTCTCCTCCGACGGCGACCCCCTTCGGGAGTTCTCCTTCGCCGAGGAGGGCGGGTTTCGGTACCTGGTCCAGCGGTCCCCGGGGTACGGGCGGATCTACCAGGACGACCAGGTCCTGGCCCAGAAGCTGGAACCGGGAGCGCCCCTGGAAGCCCCCTGGGCGGCCCGCCTGGGGAGGGTGTGGCTGGCGGTCAACCTCCCCAGCCGGACCTACGGCCTGGACACCTCCTGGGATCCCCGGATGCGTCTCCTGTCCCTGCCCGATCTGCCCGGGAGCCTCTTCGCGGGGCCCCAGGGACAGGGCTGGTACCTGGTGCGGCCCCGGTCGGACCGGCTGGCCCTGCCGGGCATCACCATCCCCACCGACGGGGGGCGGGACCAGAACGACCTGAAGGTGCTGGAGGTGGAGGGGGAGGAGTGGCTGCGCTTCGGCAGCTTCCGGTACCGCCCCGCGGAGACGGTCCCGGTGGTGTCCGCCGACGCCCTGCCCCGACAGGTGGCCCTGGGGACGGAGGGACAGTGGCTTCGCCTGGACCCCGGGGCGAAGGGGGGTATCCTGAGGGTGGCTTCCCGGGGGACCGGGACCCGGTGGATGCTCTTCGACGGGGCCTTCCGAGGGGTGACGGACAGCCAGGTCCTGGGGGCGGACTCCCGGGCCTCGGCGCCCCCGGGGGGCTACCTGGTCCTCCTGGGGGACCCGGGAGCCCGGTTCGAGGTGACCCTGGAGGTTCCCGGGGGGAGCGGAAAAGGGACACGGCGTCCCTGAGGGGGCTTGGAACGACGAGGGGAGGCTGCGCCATGCCGCTGGCAGCGGTGCTGTGGGATCTGGACGGGGTGCTGGCGGACACGGGGGAGCTGCACTATCGGGCCTGGCAGGAGGCCTGCGACGAGGAGAAGATCCCCTTCGACCGGGATCTCTTCGCCCGGACCTTCGGGCGGAACAACGCGGGGGCCCTGGAGGTGGTGCTGGGGCACGTCCCGGAGGAGGGGTTCCTTCGCCGGTTCGTGGAGCGCAAGGAGGGGCTCTTCCGGGCCCGGGCGGCGGGGACGGTGCGCCCCATCCCGGGGGTGGAGGGGTGGCTTCGGGCCTTCCGGGACCGGGGGCTGAAGCAGGCCGTGGCCTCCTCGGGACCTCCGGAGAACCTGGAGGCGGTGCTGGGATCCCTGGGCTTCCTGTCCTACTTCGACGCGGTGGTCTCCGGGGCGGAGCTGCCGGGAAAGCCCCAGCCTCACGTGTTCCTCCGGGCGGCGGAGCTGCTGGGGGTTCCCCCCGCCTCCTGCCTGGTGGTGGAGGACGCGGTGGTGGGGGTCCGGGCGGCCCGGGCGGCGGGCATGAAGGTGGTGGCGGTGGCCACCACCCACCCCGCGGAGGCCCTGGGGGAGGCGGACCGGGTGCTCCCGGGGTTCGGGGAGGCGCCGGGGCCGGAGTGGTTCCCGGGGGCTCCCTGAGAAGATGCCGGAACGGCGCCGGGGTACAATGGGACCGAGACGAAGCGACGAACCTATGGAGAGGGGAATGCCCATGAACGGATGGAAAGGTCGGATCCTTGCGGCGCTGTGCGTCCTGAGCTGCCTGGCCCTGCCCGCCTTCGGGGGGACCGGGTCGGCGGAGGGGCTGGGCCAGGCGGCGCAGCTGTCCACGGCCCTTCGGGCCGTGGTGCCCCCCGGGCAGTCGGATCGGCAGCTCTGGGGGATCCTGACGGGAGAGGGGAACCTGCAGGTGCGGGTGGGGGCGGGGCTGGTGCTGGCGGATCGCCTCTACCCCCAGGGAGACCTGGCCCGCTGGTCGGAGGTGCAGGGCTGGTGGCTGCCCGAGCAGATCCCCCTTTCTCTGGCGGCGGCGGACGCGGCGCTGGTCACGGCGGTGCTGGCGGCGCAGCTCCCCGATCCTTCGGGATCGTGGCTGGCTTTTCGCCTGCTGGACAGCTTCTTTGCCTCCCCCGACGCCTGGGTCTTCCTGGGGCGCTGTCCCCCCGTCGCGATCTCGGACCTGGAGGACTCCCTGTCCTCCCGGGGAATCCGGTCCGGTCGGGGGTGGCCTCCCTTCGGGGCCGCCATGGGGACCCTTCCCCTGGCCCGGCCCCTCTTCGGGGAGCTTTCCCTTGATCAGGCCATGGCCCAAGATCTGTCCTTCCTGGACGGCATGGGACGCCCCACCGGGGGGGCGGGATTCTACGCCTGGGACCGCCTCACGGGCCGGGTCTACCAGATTCGCGAGAAGCTGCGGGACTAGGGTCTTGAGGTTCTTCGAGAGGATGGGGATCATGGGGAAGAGGGGACGAGGGCTTGCCGCCCTGTGCGGGGTGCTTGCGCTGCTGGCGTTCCTGCCCGCTCTGCCTGCCCGAGGGGACGAGGTCTCCCGGCTCTACGACGGGATGGTCCGAAGGGAACAGGGGGTCGCCCAGGGGCAACGGCTCCGGCAGGAGCTTCGGGGGTACGTCCCCTTCGGGGTGAACGACCAGTGCCTGTGGGAGGCCCTGGTGGGGGACGGACGCCTTCGGGACCGGGCGGCGGCGGGGCTGTACCTCATCGAGTGCCGCTGTCCCGACGGAGACCTGGCCCGGTGGGACGAGGTGGAGGGCTGGTGGCTCCCCGGGCAGATTCCCGTGCCCCTGGCGGTGGCGGACGCGGCGCTCCTGACGGCGGTGCTGGCGGCGCAGCTTCCCGACCCGGGGGGGCCGTGGCTGGCCCTGTCTCTCCTGGAAGGGTTGTGCCGGTCCGACCGGGGGCGGTACTTCTTCGGTCGGGTCCTCCCCGGTCCGGTGGCGGAGCTGCGGGCCGCCCTCTCCGCCCGGGGGGTGGAGCCCCTCTTCGGCTGGCCCCAGGTCCTGGAGGTGACGGGAACCCTGCCCCTGGCCTCCCCCCTCTACGGGACCATCCGGGTGGGTCGGGCCCTGAACGAGGGCATGACCTTCCTGGACGGCATGGGGCGTCCCGTGGGCGGGGCGGGGGCCTACGCCTGGGACCGGCCTACCGGCCGGATCTACCGGGTGGTGGGGAACGAACCCCTGTTCCCCCTGCTTCCCTGAGGGAGGGGCCCCATGCTCCTCTACCGGAGGGTCCAGTGGGGGCGCTTCCTGCTCTGGATCTTCGGGGCCGCCTGGCTCCTGCAGCTGGGGGTCCTGCTCGCGGCGGCCCGGGGGACGGGGGAGCCTTCGGGATTTTGGTCCTCCCTGGGGGTGACGGGGCTGATCCTGGGGGCGGCCTTTGGGGCCTTCGGGCGGATGGAGGTTCGGGTGGAGGACCGGGTCCTGCGGGTCTCCCAGGCCTTCGGGCTTCTCCGCCGAAGGGTGCCCCTGGAGACGATCCGGGACATCCGGCCGGGGCGGATTCCCTGGTATCTGCTGGGGATCAAGTTCCATCGGGGGGGCTGGTGGTGGAGCGTGGCCCCCGGGGAGGCGCTGGAGCTGACCCTGGAAGGCGGGAAGCTCCTGGTGGTGGGTACGGAGGATCCCCGAAACCTGGCCGCGGCCCTGGGGGTTTCCGTCCTTTCCGGGAGGGCTTGAGGGATCCCGGAGATTCCGGTAGGGTGGGAAAGGCGCATCGCTTCGGGGAGCCTCCGCTTCGCGGAGGCCCCTTTTTTTCTCTGGTCCTCCCGGAACGTAGGGACTATGATGGAATGCGACAACAAGACATCAGGGTCTAAGGATGACCCATCAACAAGGAGGTGTCGAAGATGCAAAAAGGCAACCATCCGGCCCTTCTGGCCCTGGCCCTCGGGGTCCTCTGCTTCCTGGGGGGCGAAGCCTGGGCGGGACCTTTCCAGGCAGGATCCAAGCGGGAGCTGGGTCTGGAGGCCGCCGCGGCCCTGCGCATCGAGCTGCTGGCGGAAAAGCCCCACACGGGCACCGAGGAGGCCCTGTGGCGGGTCCTCACCACGTCCAAGGACCTTCGGGTCCGCGTGGGGGCGGGCTTGGCCCTGGTGGACCGCATCTTCCCCGGCGGAGATCCCGCCCTCTGGGGGGAGGTCCACGGCTGGTGGCTTCCCCGGAGGGTCCCCCGCTCCCTGGGGGCGGCGGACGCGGCGATCCTCACCGCCTCCCTGGCCACGGCCCTGCCGGATCCGGCGGCTCCCTGGCTGGCCTACCGCATCCTGGAGCCCTTCTTCCGGTCCTCCGATGCCCGCTACCGCTTCGGTCGCCTGGCCCCCCAGGGGCTGGAAGAACTGCTTCGGAGCCTCTCCGCCCGGGGAGTGGAGCCCCCGGAGGGGTGGCCCGAGCCCTTCGAGGTGGTGGGAGTCCTTCCCCTGGCCTGCCCCCTGGAGGGGACGGTTCCCCGGGAGCGGGCCCTGATGGAGAGCATGGTCTTCCTGGACACCAAGGGACGGATTGCCGACGACGCCCGCACCTACGCCTGGGATCGGGCGGAAGGGCGGCTTCACGAGGTCGTGGAGGATGAACGGTTCCCGGTCCCCTGAGGTCTCCCCGGGGATCGTCAGCGCCAGCCGCCGCACCGACCTGCCCGCCTTCTACGCCCCCTGGCTTTTTCGGCGTCTGGAGGCGGGCTTCGCCTTCACCGTCAACCCCTTCAACCCCCATCAGGTCTCCCGAATCGACCTTTCCCCGGAGGCGGTGACCTGTCTGGTTCTGTGGACCCGCAACCCCGGTCCGCTGCTTGCCCGCCTGCCCTGGCTGGAGGCCCGAGGCTACCGGTTCCTGATCCAGGCCACCCACCTGGGCTACCCCCGGGAGCTGGAGCCCCGCCTTCTCCCTCCCCATCGGGCCCTGGGACTGCTCCGCACACTGGGGGATCGCCTCGGTTCGGATCGGACCCTCTGGCGCTACGACCCGGTTTTCCTCTCCCACGCCACCGACCCCTCCTGGCACCGCCGCCGCTTCTCCGCCCTCTGCGCCGCCCTGGCGGGCCGGGTGGGCGGGGTGACCCTGAGCTTTCTGGACCGGTACCCCCGGGCGGAGCGCCGGCTTCGGGCCCTTCGGGGGACGAGCCTGGAACCCTGGGACCCGGAGCGGGCGAAGGAGGCCCGGGGGCCCCTGGCCCGAGACCTGGGGGAGATCGCCGCGGGCTTCGGCCTGGAGGCGCGAAGCTGCGCCGAGGCGGGGCTGGAGCCCTGGGGGATCCCTTCCGGGGCCTGCATCGACGGGGAGCGCATCGCCCGGCTCTGGGGCGTCCCGGTGTCCCGGGGCCGGGACCGGAACCAGCGCCACGGCTGCCGCTGCGCTCCCAGCCGGGACCTGGGAGCCTACGACACCTGCCCCGGGGGGTGCGCCTACTGCTACGCCCTCTCCTCCCCCGAGAGGGCCCTGGGGCGGTTTGCCCGGGGGGAGGCGGGGAAGGAAGGGGAGGAAAGATTCGCGCAGGGGAAGGGATGGGAGGGCTAAAAAGAAACCCGTTGATCTGGTGTGTTACTTTTAGCGAAGCAACTATTTGAATGATACGAAAAAGGGAATACAGCATTGACAATACTTTCGAGAAAGGAGAAGATGCAGCCGATGGCTTGTGACTTTATTAGCATTCAGGTCGACCCATCTATCGGAATTGTAGGAAAAAGACAGTACGCGCTTGACAAAGCACCGGGGCCTTACGAGAATGGCACGCAAGGCGCTCAGCCGCCTGCAATCCAACTCGTTCGGGTGCTCGGGAAGACCGGTGAAACTCCGGAGCGGACCCGCCACTGTGACCCTGACGAACCTGCCGCGACATCCACTGGACCTCGATCCGGGAAGGAGCAGGGGAGGAAGAAGGGAAGCCAGGAGACCGGCCCGGTGCGAGGGAGAGTCAAGAGTCTGCGGTGGTCGGATTCTCGTCTGGCAAGGCACATCCCGTGCATGGGTCGCTTTGTGCACGAGACGTCCCGCTTGGTTTCCAGAGGGGATCTTCCGCATCGGGGGAAGGTCCCCTTTTTGTACCCGAAAACCGGCCGGCTCGGCCGTAGAAGGAGTGAGGAGCATGGGGCAGACGGTGACAGAGAAGATCCTCTCGGCCCATCTGGTGGAAGGGAAGCTGGTCAAGGGCGAGCGGATCGGCCTGAAGATCGACCAGACCCTGACCCAGGACGCCACGGGGACCATGGCCTACCTGGAGTTCGAAGCCATCGGGGTGGACCGGGTGCGCACGGAGCTGTCGGTGAGCTACGTGGACCACAACATGATCCAGGGGGACTTCCGCAACCCCGACGACCACCGGTACCTGCAGGACGTGGCGGCGAAGTACGGCATCCTCTACTCCCCCCCGGGCAACGGCATCTGCCACCAGCTCCACGTGGAGCGCTTCGCCCGCCCCGGCAAGACCCTGCTGGGCAGCGATTCCCACACCCCCACCTCCAGCGGCGTGGGCATGCTGGCCATCGGAGCCGGCGGCCTGGACGTGGCTCTGGCCATGGCAGGAGAGCCTTTCCCCGTGGCGGTGCCCCGGGTGGTGAAGGTGCACCTCACCGGGACCCTCCAGCCCTTCGTGTCCGCCAAGGACGTGATCCTGGAGGTGCTGCGGCGCATCGGCGTCAAGGGCGGGGTGGGCAAGGTGCTGGAGTACGCCGGTCCCGGCGTCGCCACCCTCTCCGTGCCCGACCGGGCCACCATCACCAACATGGGCGCCGAGACGGGCGCCACCTCCTCCGTCTTCCCCAGCGACGAGGTCACCCGGCAGTGGTTCGTGGCCCAGGGCCGGGAGGACCAGTGGGTCCCCCTGGCGGCGGACCCCGACGCGGTCTACGACGAGGTCATCGACATCGACCTGTCCTCCCTGGAGCCCCTGGTGGCCCAGCCCTCCCAGCCCGACCGGGTGGTGAAGGTGCGGGAGATCGCGGGGCTGAAGGTGGACCAGGTGATGTTCGGCTCCTGCACCAACTCCTCCCTGCGGGATATCGAAGCGGTGGCCAACATCCTGGACGGCCGGATCGTGCACCCCAACGTGGACGCGGGGATCTCCCCGGGGAGCCGTCAGGTGGTGGCGGAGTCCTCCGCCTCCGGCGCCTTCTCCAAGCTGGTGGCCGCGGGGGTCCGCATCCTGGAGGTGAGCTGCGGGGCCTGTATCGGCATGGGCTTCGCCCCTCCCACCGAGGGCATCTCCCTGCGCACCATCAACCGCAACTTCCTGGGGCGCTGCGGCCACAAGACCGGCAAGGTCTACCTGGTGAGCCCCGAGGTGGCGGCGGCCTCCGCCCTGGCGGGGGAGCTGATCGACCCCCGGGACCTGGCGCAGAAGCTGGGGATCCAGTCCTTCCGGTTCCAGCAGCCCGCGGCACTGAAGGTGGACGACCGGCGGATCCAGCATCCCGCGGCGGATCCCTCCAAGGTGACCATCCGCCGAGGCCCCAACATCGCCCCCCTGCCCGTCATGAAGCCCCTGGGGGCCTCCCTGGACGGCCCGGTGCTCCTGAAGGTGGGGGACGACATCACCACGGACCACATCATGCCTGCAGGGGCGAAGATCCTTCCCCTGCGCTCCAACGTCCCCGCCATCTCCAAGCACGTCTTCGAGGTGGTGGACGAGACCTTCCCCGATCGGGCCCTGGCCTCCGGCGGCGGCTTCGTGGTGGGGGGCAGCAACTACGGGCAGGGCTCCAGCCGGGAGCACGCCGCCCTGGCTCCCCGGTACCTGGGGGTGCAGGCGGTGCTGGTGAAGAGCTTCGCCCGGATCCACCTGGCGAACCTGGTGAACTT
The sequence above is drawn from the Aminomonas paucivorans DSM 12260 genome and encodes:
- a CDS encoding serine hydrolase domain-containing protein, producing MWTIVLVLGLLALGGCGGGGGGSLAEEEGTRYARQILQDRRGGSLSVALVEDGRILWARGFGLRDRSAGLAPSPDTLYGIGSTSKLLAAVAVMRLADQGLVELDRPLGDYLRDFRMESPEASQVTVRMLLNHSSGFPGGDYRGSGTTARNEGYLEDMYENLRTSHLKHRPGALCIYCNDGFTLVEKLVVAVSGRPYEAFLREEILLPLGMTHTRAPLEAFPLGSFAPGYPDSGDRPLPQEFINTLAGGGMYSTPTDLCRLLALLAGGGTLEGTRILSEASVRAMGEDQTGGTLRVVDTRSSRYGLGLDTVRQPGLELAGFRAWMKGGDSSVYGSAVVVIPDLKLGAAVTGATRIGSEQAVALAERVLLAALVERGLLDRMPPLLPETPRPPAPAPDLSPFLPGIYAASGQLFRLEQGAAGLAISRCSEGGGWEPAFSGLVHREDGRFSSDGDPLREFSFAEEGGFRYLVQRSPGYGRIYQDDQVLAQKLEPGAPLEAPWAARLGRVWLAVNLPSRTYGLDTSWDPRMRLLSLPDLPGSLFAGPQGQGWYLVRPRSDRLALPGITIPTDGGRDQNDLKVLEVEGEEWLRFGSFRYRPAETVPVVSADALPRQVALGTEGQWLRLDPGAKGGILRVASRGTGTRWMLFDGAFRGVTDSQVLGADSRASAPPGGYLVLLGDPGARFEVTLEVPGGSGKGTRRP
- a CDS encoding DUF1848 domain-containing protein, which encodes MNGSRSPEVSPGIVSASRRTDLPAFYAPWLFRRLEAGFAFTVNPFNPHQVSRIDLSPEAVTCLVLWTRNPGPLLARLPWLEARGYRFLIQATHLGYPRELEPRLLPPHRALGLLRTLGDRLGSDRTLWRYDPVFLSHATDPSWHRRRFSALCAALAGRVGGVTLSFLDRYPRAERRLRALRGTSLEPWDPERAKEARGPLARDLGEIAAGFGLEARSCAEAGLEPWGIPSGACIDGERIARLWGVPVSRGRDRNQRHGCRCAPSRDLGAYDTCPGGCAYCYALSSPERALGRFARGEAGKEGEERFAQGKGWEG
- a CDS encoding aconitate hydratase, coding for MGQTVTEKILSAHLVEGKLVKGERIGLKIDQTLTQDATGTMAYLEFEAIGVDRVRTELSVSYVDHNMIQGDFRNPDDHRYLQDVAAKYGILYSPPGNGICHQLHVERFARPGKTLLGSDSHTPTSSGVGMLAIGAGGLDVALAMAGEPFPVAVPRVVKVHLTGTLQPFVSAKDVILEVLRRIGVKGGVGKVLEYAGPGVATLSVPDRATITNMGAETGATSSVFPSDEVTRQWFVAQGREDQWVPLAADPDAVYDEVIDIDLSSLEPLVAQPSQPDRVVKVREIAGLKVDQVMFGSCTNSSLRDIEAVANILDGRIVHPNVDAGISPGSRQVVAESSASGAFSKLVAAGVRILEVSCGACIGMGFAPPTEGISLRTINRNFLGRCGHKTGKVYLVSPEVAAASALAGELIDPRDLAQKLGIQSFRFQQPAALKVDDRRIQHPAADPSKVTIRRGPNIAPLPVMKPLGASLDGPVLLKVGDDITTDHIMPAGAKILPLRSNVPAISKHVFEVVDETFPDRALASGGGFVVGGSNYGQGSSREHAALAPRYLGVQAVLVKSFARIHLANLVNFGILPLVFQKPEDYDRIDRDDKLSLNVSKITAGGPFVVRNLTKGAEISCDTPVTREDLEVIAAGGRLNWVKGRKK
- a CDS encoding M48 family metalloprotease, with the translated sequence MRALSPSAFESVFLGFILLSGFFDVILLTRNLRGWKRLALDRRLKDLPGAPEGYDGTREYLYRTLSAWHQIFATLTETAALWALFRGGLFRRMVETAAARFGEGPAGAAALGAALGIVLALFALPWTVLRVFRVERRFGFSRISPGRFLWEQTLGVGLSGLLGAVLLGVPAALLPLPLWPLWAFGGLFGVSVAAAALMPLVVLPLLYRMRPLEDPDLKERTERLLSGARLRLAGLFVADESGRSSHLNAAVTGLGRTKRILLFDTLISALTPEEVEGVLAHEVGHAASGHLNRRLGLVAVQYAALLAPAALLLDLPALGGAFGLTGQMPGRLALALGLSLTAFKTVLEPAAAALSRRQEFEADRYAFDHASDPDALARALTKLGTHELAWLPEDPLTASLTRSHPTLPERLRALGEGRRAKA
- a CDS encoding HAD family hydrolase, producing MPLAAVLWDLDGVLADTGELHYRAWQEACDEEKIPFDRDLFARTFGRNNAGALEVVLGHVPEEGFLRRFVERKEGLFRARAAGTVRPIPGVEGWLRAFRDRGLKQAVASSGPPENLEAVLGSLGFLSYFDAVVSGAELPGKPQPHVFLRAAELLGVPPASCLVVEDAVVGVRAARAAGMKVVAVATTHPAEALGEADRVLPGFGEAPGPEWFPGAP
- a CDS encoding PH domain-containing protein, with the protein product MLLYRRVQWGRFLLWIFGAAWLLQLGVLLAAARGTGEPSGFWSSLGVTGLILGAAFGAFGRMEVRVEDRVLRVSQAFGLLRRRVPLETIRDIRPGRIPWYLLGIKFHRGGWWWSVAPGEALELTLEGGKLLVVGTEDPRNLAAALGVSVLSGRA